Proteins found in one Kwoniella bestiolae CBS 10118 chromosome 1, complete sequence genomic segment:
- a CDS encoding calcium/proton exchanger produces MTTPTQQRPYPTSTPQHASPPTHQRGPPATAFGSSFGSPNTTWGGFNNSNAGSMPRPSRVPRFLSSGTYQPPKEGGSMSRSASRARPNLQQRDTAPGLKREEEEEEVEDRGAELIKQRQKERRQARLKKQHLELEKRLAAEADGVTPLATPDPSAPTTGIPEESFLAQQNRGTASRSISRSRAPSADRRRYPSEAGYFPRPSSVAGTETPRDGGLSPRDEFHLRAPSILSSQGDEEDEELMAAERASIVDEIVHDVVEEETGAEGVSDDEEEEEDEDDEGVTLRDRQDALNIEHPFGLPIWKPALYRKSRSVTRNAESALHSIPSAAAERHLLPGNILWILLFGWWLALACFFVAVLVSGAEVLGGGRGGYGKTLRGLAWYIGWPFGKYVEGEGAPEDDQEDSGDDEESGGQRGRPDYGTWTSRSTSSVSPTPKQRVASDGASSNYTIRHEPSRDSLGLHAGLPDEPPIRPSAAPTSPAAASSSTIRGVEQGHDRHPTVTFSPNVKVRGTADERTALLSKQSSSTGTGSGFRRPRNKKAKFLGRLIYWPGFFLIVAPIMLFVCILCWFFVITIPMAKLTWALLKLLYFRPLEINFRSAPKVVVPVPINTPHGSPESADGSGSTTLREDGSPSGYTMKRAHLTAGQVAPTSGPKSTVLLCTYRAIGLQYYKYTVGGVNIMFINLLPLVFFVIIDGLFILPFVEKQEHHGLPISPFFKLITSQALIFVMALASVIPLSYFIGMAVASISAQSSIGMGAVINATFGSIIEIILYAIALIQGKGRLVEGSIVGSILAGVLLMPGVSMCSGAFRRKEQKFNAKSAGVTSTMLIMAIIGTLTPTMFYQTYGSFELHCEGCPEPVQHNISVVPEMSLAPLRKGDVWMCDHCYYEHPDPQNDPFYQEQVETLMYCCAGILLFSYLIGLWFSLRTHAAQIWQNPQQLMKSDEAANAIQAMHPAVKATLTQRITPQAVMQHILPLHKSTTASPVQPSRSTQGSPKSSMNRLPSQLGIHKPSTVPEEREGEQGESSGTNGRLTSSTFNLPAGYTPFLDSVDKDLKNSNTHLTPMRLPSTLTTEDFTRAVAVATVSALRHQGSIIGNTSQGSGSAQKQRQVVGPLQPAGHSKEESDEEEHGGHEAPSWTRGVSAGVLLGCTLLYAIIAEILVDVVDVVLQGSGIDEKFLGLTLFALVPNTTEFMNAMSFALNGNIALSMEIGSAYALQVCLLQIPAMVAFSALYQPDKMGDVVDTFTLIFPRWDVIAIILSIFLLTYTYIEARSNYHRGSILVLAYIVLIMGFYYAPARSQGDSNVDMVYGPESVAGMGMGMSVAMSKLWV; encoded by the exons ATGACCACCCCAACTCAGCAACGACCCTACCCCACCTCGACACCTCAACATGCATCACCCCCTACTCA TCAGAGGGGACCGCCCGCCACTGCTTTTGGAAGCAGTTTCGGATCGCCCAATACCACCTGGGGAGGGTTCAACAACTCCAATGCGGGTAGTATGCCCAGACCATCTAGGGTGCCTAGATTTCTTTCTAGCGGGACGTATCAACCTCCTAAAGAAGGTGGATCGATGTCGCGTTCCGCCTCGAGAGCCAGACCAAACCTTCAGCAGCGGGATACTGCTCCCGGattgaagagggaggaagaagaagaagaagttgaagatcGGGGTGCGGAATTGATCAAACAACGGCAGAAGGAACGTCGACAAGCTAGATTGAAGAAACAACATTTAGAGTTAGAGAAACGCTTAGCTGCCGAGGCTGATGGTGTCACACCGCTCGCTACTCCAGATCCTAGTGCTCCTACTACCGGTATACCGGAGGAATCCTTTTTGGCCCAACAGAACAGAGGTACAGCGAGTAGATCTATCTCCAGGTCCAGAGCACCTAGTGCGGACAGAAGGAGATATCCTAGTGAAGCTGGTTACTTCCCTAGACCATCTAGCGTGGCCGGTACGGAAACTCCAAGAGACGGTGGTCTGAGCCCCAGAGACGAGTTCCATCTACGAGCTCCATCGATACTCTCTAGTCAGGgcgacgaggaagatgaggagcTTATGGCGGCGGAGAGGGCTAGTATAGTTGATGAGATCGTGCATGATGTCGTAGAGGAGGAGACTGGAGCGGAAGGTGTTTccgatgacgaagaggaagaggaagatgaagatgatgagggtgtaACCTTGAGAGATCGACAAGAT GCCCTTAACATCGAACATCCCTTCGGTCTACCAATCTGGAAACCCGCTCTCTATAGAAAATCACGTTCCGTCACTCGAAATGCGGAATCAGCCCTTCATTCGATCCCATCCGCTGCTGCCGAAAGACACCTGCTTCCTGGTAATATACTTTGGATCTTACTTTTTGGTTGGTGGCTCGCTCTCGCTTGCTTTTTCGTGGCTGTATTGGTCAGTGGTGCAGAGGTACTCGGCGGCGGTCGAGGTGGATACGGTAAGACTCTTAGAGGTTTAGCATGGTATATCGGTTGGCCGTTTGGTAAATAcgtggaaggtgaaggtgctcctgaagatgatcaagaggaTTCCGGGGACGATGAAGAATCTGGCGGTCAACGAGGTAGACCTGATTATGGAACTTGGACAAGTCGATCTACTTCATCCGTTTCTCCCACTCCCAAACAACGTGTTGCTTCCGATGGCGCTTCATCAAATTACACCATCCGACATGAACCTAGTCGAGATTCGCTTGGCCTTCACGCTGGTCTACCTGATGAACCTCCCATTCGCCCATCTGCTGCTCCCACATCCCCTGCAGCGGCTTCATCAAGTACCATCCGAGGTGTCGAACAAGGCCATGATAGACATCCAACAGTCACTTTCTCGCCAAATGTGAAAGTCCGAGGCACTGCAGACGAGAGGACAGCCTTGCTCAGCAAACAATCATCAAGCACCGGTACTGGATCAGGATTCCGTCGACCAAGGAACAAGAAAGCCAAGTTCCTTGGTAGATTGATTTACTGGCCTGGATTCTTCCTGATTGTCGCTCCTATCATGCTGTTCGTCTGTATCCTATGTTGGttcttcgtcatcaccattccAATGGCCAAACTCACCTGGGCATTACTCAAGCTACTCTACTTTCGACCGTTGGAAATCAACTTCAGATCAGCACCGAAAGTTGTCGTTCCCGTACCTATCAATACACCTCACGGATCGCCCGAATCTGCCGATGGATCTGGTTCCACCACATTACGAGAGGATGGTTCGCCCTCTGGGTACACGATGAAGCGAGCTCATCTTACCGCTGGTCAGGTCGCTCCTACTTCTGGGCCCAAATCGACCGTTTTGCTCTGTACATACCGTGCGATCGGTCTACAGTATTACAAATATACCGTCGGAGGAGTCAACATAATGTTCATCAACCTACTTCCTCTGGTCTTCTTCGTGATCATCGATGGGTTGTTCATCCTGCCGTTCGTGGAGAAGCAGGAACATCATGGTCTCCCAATCTCACCATTCTTCAAACTCATCACCTCTCAAGCTCTCATCTTCGTTATGGCCCTAGCGTCCGTCATACCCCTATCGTACTTTATCGGTATGGCCGTTGCCTCCATCTCGGCTCAGTCCTCAATAGGTATGGGAGCAGTCATCAACGCCACCTTCGGATCCAtcatcgagatcatcttgTATGCCATTGCGCTCATTCAGGGTAAAGGACGATTGGTCGAGGGATCCATCGTGGGGAGTATCCTCGCTGGTGTGCTGCTCATGCCTGGAGTATCTATGTGTTCTGGGGCGTTTAGAAGGAAAGAACAGAAGTTTAATGCGAAATCTGCGGGAGTCACTAGTACGATGTTGATTATGGCTATTATTGGGACGTTGACTCCTACGATGTTTTATCAGACTTATGGATCG TTCGAACTTCATTGCGAAGGATGTCCCGAACCTGTTCAACATAACATCTCGGTCGTTCCTGAGATGTCCCTTGCTCCTCTTCGAAAAGGAGATGTATGGATGTGCGATCACTGTTATTACGAACATCCTGATCCGCAGAATGATCCGTTCTATCAGGAACAGGTTGAGACGCTCATGTACTGCTGTGCAGGTATTTTGCTATTT TCCTACCTCATCGGTCTTTGGTTCTCGCTCCGAACCCACGCCGCACAAATCTGGCAAAATCCTCAACAACTCATGAAATCCGATGAAGCCGCCAACGCGATCCAAGCGATGCACCCAGCAGTCAAGGCTACTCTGACCCAAAGAATCACTCCTCAAGCGGTCATGCAACACATCTTGCCCCTCCACAAGTCAACCACTGCAAGTCCTGTACAGCCCTCACGGTCTACTCAGGGATCACCCAAATCAAGTATGAACAGATTACCAAGCCAGCTTGGTATTCATAAACCCTCTACCGTCCCTGAAGAACGGGAAGGCGAACAAGGTGAATCTAGCGGAACGAACGGAAGGTTAACGTCGAGTACTTTCAATCTACCTGCTGGATATACGCCGTTCCTCGATTCAGTGGATAAAGATCTGAAGAACTCCAATACCCACTTGACACCTATGCGATTACCTTCCACCCTTACTACTGAGGATTTCACGAGGGCAGTGGCTGTAGCTACTGTCAGTGCACTACGACACCAGGGATCGATCATCGGTAATACCTCGCAGGGCTCGGGATCCGCGCAAAAACAACGACAGGTGGTCGGACCCCTCCAACCGGCTGGTCATTCAAAGGAAGAGAGCGACGAGGAAGAACATGGTGGGCATGAGGCTCCGTCTTGGACCAGGGGTGTTTCCGCGGGAGTGTTGTTGGGTTGTACGTTGTTGTATGCTATCATTGCTG AAATCCTCGtcgatgttgttgatgtggtCCTTCAAGGTTCGGGCATCGACGAAAAATTCCTGGGATTGACGCTGTTCGCGCTGGTACCTAATACTACGGAGTTTATGAATGCCATGTCTTTCGCTCTTAATGGGAATATCGCTTTGTC AATGGAGATCGGTTCAGCATACGCATTGCAAGTTTGTCTACTACAGATTCCAGCTATGGTAGCGTTCTCGGCATTGTATCAGCCTGATAAGATGGGTGATGTGGTTGATACTTTCAC ATTGATCTTCCCCCGATGGGATGTCATCGCTATTATCTTGTCTATCTTCTTGTTGACTTATACATATATCGAGGCTAGGAGTAATTATCATAGAGGATCGATATTGGTTTTAGC CTACATCGTCCTGATCATGGGATTCTACTATGCCCCAGCGAGATCTCAGGGGGATAGTAATGTAGATATGGTCTATGGACCGGAGAGCGTGgcggggatggggatgggcaTGAGCGTAGCGATGAGCAAACTCTGGGTGTAA